TTAGGAACAACAAAAGTAGCGGAAAATGCGACAGATGCGACAATTACAGGAAAAGATTTATTAGCAGTAGCGGGTGGAACAGTATATGTAAGTGTACAAAGTAAAGATCAATTAGAAAGTCCACGTACGGCGAAGAAATATGATACGCAAGTATCACTGGCACCGGCTGTAAAAAATATTGTTATATTAAATAATGATGATGCGGACGATATTGTTCGAGTAACAGGATTAGAGTCTGGTGACGTAGTAAAAGTATATGGTGAAGCAACAGGTGGAGAGGTAATTGAAAAAGCAACAGTGCAAGGTAATAAAACAGCAGTAAATGTTAAAATACCTCAATTGGGGATAGAAGCTGGTAAAGTATATGTAACTGTAACAAAGCCTAATAAAGATGAAAGTAAACGTGTAGGAAAAGATTATATTGCTGAATGATGGTAAAATTGTACATTTGATATAAAATCAGAGGTAGAAAGAGAGTGCGCTATAAGTAGCTAAATAACTATTTATAGTAGCGCTCTTTCTCTAATTAATGAAAATAAGATTCCTTGATTGTAAAATTTAAAAATGTTTTTGTTTTTTTAATTATAGTCTTAATATATCCATAAATAGTTTTTTGAAATCATATTTTAAAAATATTTTATATAAATATTAAATCATTTTATAAAAATCGTTAAAAAAAGTGAAATGGTAATATAATGATTAAAGGTTATACATTTAGCATAAATAAAGGAGAAAATTATAATGAAGCCTTTTCTATCAGCTTGTTTAATTGTAAAAAATGAAGAAGAAATGTTGGGGAAATGTTTAGAGTCTCTTAGAAGAGTAATTGAAGAAATTATTGTTGTCGATACAGGATCAACAGATTCAACAAAAGAAATTGCAAGACAATTTACAGATAAAGTATATGACTTTGAGTGGATGAATGATTTTTCTGAGGCGCGTAATTTCGCAGCATCTAAAGCGAATGGGGAATGGATTATTGCGATTGATGCTGATGAGTGTGTAGACCCTGATAATTTTAAAGAGGCTATAAAAGAAATAAAATTCCATCAAAATAAATTTAATATGTATTTAGTGGAAATTACTAGTTTTTCAGGGGCATTAGGAGAAAATACAACTGTAAATCAAATGCCAAGAATATATGTAAATGATGGCACCATTTGTTATAAACGTGCTATTCATGAGCAATTGGAAGCAGTGGAAGGGGGACTAAGAGTATCTTTATCTTCTCTTAAGGTCTATCATTACGGCTATTTATCAAATGTAGTGGTCAAACAAGATAAAAAATCGTAATATACAAATTATAGAGAGTGATTTAAAAAAAGAAGAAAATAAAGCTTTTTCTTACTTTAATTATGGACAAGAGCTTCGAAGATTAAACAAGAAAGAAGAAGCGCTGGATAACTTTATTAAGGCATATACATATAAAAATAGTGTTGATGAAGGTTGGGTACGTACATGTTTATTTTTTATTGTAGAGTGTTTAGTTATGTTAAAACGTTATGAAGAAGCATTAGAAATTGTACGTGATACAGAAGAGTTGTGGCCCTTAGCTCCAGATTTTACCTTTTGGAAAGGGGAAATTTATTTTTTACAAAAACGTTATAGTGATGCAAAAGAAATTTATCAAAATATTTTAGTAAACAGTGAGATGTATACAGATATAATTTATCATTTTGATCGAAAAACATTCTTACCACATGAACGTCTTGGACAAATTTATGAAATTGAAAACAATGAAGAAGAAGCGATTAATCACTACATACAAGCGCTAAATGAAAATCCTTTATCAGTTAGAATCATTACAAAAATTGTATATATGCTATGTAAATACTATGAACCACAAGAAGTGTATGAATTTATTAGTAATCAAAATTTAATTAAAACGGATATAATACGTATAGCAATTGTGAAATGTTTGTTACACTTAGGGTTTGTATCATTGGCTAGCCTATTGGTAGATGATATGGAAAATGGAAAAGAAAATTTAGTAAATATAATACAGATAAAAGTTGATATGATTACTGCTATGGAAAATAAAATTATTAACTTTGAAACAGAAGATTTATTGCGGGGAATTCAAAATGGAGTATTTGATTTAGCTGATTTATGTGTTTTATACGAAATTACTAAAGATACACGTATAAAAGATGTTATGAAACGTTCAAATTTTTCTCGCGTATTTGCCTTTTTATTTGAAGAATCTAAATCGATTCAAGAAATAAAAGAAGAAGAGTATTTAGCATTGCTTGATAGAGCTTGTCGTTATAATAAACCAGATTTTGTAGAAAAATTGATTTCATTTAAATCTCTTCTTAAGAGTAATAGTGATGCGAAAATTGCAGACGTATTTTACATAAATGAATATCAGGATATCGCAATGGATTTTTATCAATTATCAGATGAGAAATATATTACAGAGCAGGGGTATGTAAATATAATTGAGTGGTTAATTACAAATGATACTATTGAAGAAGCCTATCGTATTACAGTAGAAGCAATTGATAAATATAGTAAAGATTTCCGATTTTATAAATATGCTATTGAATTAATGAAAGAAGATAGGGAAGGAGTTATGATGAAAGGGCTTAAGGTGTTTCCCGATAGTAAGTGGTTAAAAACTAATTTAATACCATCTAATTAAAAAGATAATAGATAAAATGTACCTTATAGAATAAACACTCGAAAAAAGTCTATTCTATAGGGTATTTCTTGTATAATAAAATAAAAATTGGGATCGGAGAATGTCCAAAAGGACAAAAAAGCAATTTACAGAAAGAGAAATTCAAATTTTATCAAATAACCCATACGTAAAATCTGTAAGCGAGAAAGGTATCACTTATACAGCGAAATTTAAGCATATTTTTATTGAGGGAAATGAAAAAGGAAAGTTACCTCGATATATTTTTGAAGACTGTGGCTTTGATATATGATTGGAATGAAACAGGTTATGTCATCAGGAAGTAGATAGCATGCTGCTTATAGAAAAAATGGTGTATTTGGTTTACGTGATACACGTATCGAAAACGCAGGAAGAACTCTTGAGAGGGCTTACGTTAGAAGAAAAGTATGCCTGTTTAGAAGCCGAACGAAACTCACTAAAGGCGGAAAATGAATTGCAAAAAAAATCAAACTTATGGAAGGGAGGATGAGAAAGAAATAACACTAATACATAGTCAGAAATTCATCTTGATTCGTTCTGTTATCATAAAATACAACTTAAGGAATATTGTCATTCATTTGTGAAAAGTAATTATAGTATCCCGTTCGGAATACTATAATTACTTTTCGAATTCTTCTCAAGAACAGCGGAAACAAAAGAAAGATCGAGATGAAATCATGAAAAAAGCCATATTAAAAGCACTTCGATTTAGAACCAGAAAGAACAGGGCTCGTGAAATAAAGATGTCATTGGCGAGTCAGTTTCAAGTTGTCTACAATTTAAAGAGTATCCGTAGAAGCATGAAGAAATACGAGATTGTCTGTCCGGTTCGCAAAGCGAATCCTTATAAAAAAATGCTGAAAGCTACAAAAGAACATCGAAAGATACCGAATCAATTAAATCGGGAATTTAAACAAAATACGCCAGGGAAACCACTTCTTACAGATATCACCTATTTAGTTTACGGTAAAATTCAAAAGGCTTATTTATCTACAATTTTAGATGGCCAATCAATGAAATTTTAGCTTACTATGTTTTAGAACAGATGATGACATTAGAACGACACCTCTTCTTAAACTAAAAAGGAACCCGAGGATTCTATTGACTCAAGGTGCTTATATTCATTCAAATCAAGGAGCCCACTACTCAAGCCCTACCTATTAAAAGCTAGTCAAAAAGCTAAATCTCGGGCAATCCATGTCAAGAGAAGGAAACCGTTGGGATAAGGTCCTACAAGAATCGTTTTTGGTCATCTGAAAGATGAAGCGCATATAAAACCTTGTGCATCCTTTTTTGAGTTGAAATCAAGAGATTAAGAAATATATGACATACTATAATCACTATAGATATTAATGAAATTAAAAAAGATGACTCCTGTTGAATACAGAAATCATTTTCTTGATGGTGCCTAACTTTCTTCAAAATGTCCTTTACAAAGGGTACAGATTAAATAGCTGTAAAAAGAAGTAAGGAATAAATATGAACTACATCTCCAATTGTTAGACACAATCTAACAATTGGAGATGTAGTTTTTTATGACTAAATTTACTTCAGAAGACAAAATGAATGCAGTCATACTTGAAATTAATAGGTAGGAGGGGTATTGCGTGAAACAGTTTGATTAAAAGCTTTTAATCAAACTGTAGAATTGGTATAAAGTGTATACCGATTTTATAAGAAAATTGAGTATTCATTAAAAGTTGTTGGAATAGAATTTTTCTATAGTAATGAAAATACCAATATTTCAAGAAATTAAGGATTAAGTAAAAGAGAATTTATAGCATGAATTGTTACTTCTCTAAAGAAAAAGTCCTCAAATCGCTTAAAAGCGATTTGAGGACTTTTTTACAGGTTGCTAAATTATTGTAATAATTTACTTACCATTTGTGGAGTTTGGTTTGCTTGAGAAAGCATGCTGATACCAGCTTCGTTCAAGATTTTGAATTTAGTCATTTCAGACATTTCTTTTGCCATATCAGCATCTTCAATTTGAGAAGCAGCTGACGCCATGTTTGTAGCTTGGTTGTTTAAGTTTTCTACGTTACGATCCAAGCGGTTTAAAGTTGCACCAAGTGTTGCACGGTTACCAGCAACTGTGTTAAGGGCAGTATTTAAAGCTGAAATAGCTGCTAATGCGCTTGCAGCACCACTGATAGAAATGTTAGAAGTAGTTGCATCAATTCCTAATTTTTCAGCTGTAGTATTTGCTAATTTGATTGTGATTTGTTGATTAGTAGCAGAAGAATCTAGTGTTTCAATACTAATTTCCGCACCAGAAATAGATGTGCTACCAATTGTTACTGCTCCAGTTCCAGCTAATAGATTTTTATCGTTAAACTCTGTATTTTTAGCAATGTAATCAATTTGTTCTTGTAATTCTGCAAATTCTTTTTGTAATGCTGATTGGTTTTCAGCAGTATTTGTACCGTTTGAAGATTGTACAGCAATGTCACGCATACGAGTTAAAATATTCGATACAGAGTTCATTGCAGATTCTGCAGTACGGATTAATGACATCCCGTCTTGTGTATTTTGTGAAGCTTTTTCTAAACCGCTTTGACGAGCACGCATACGAGTTGCGATTGCAAGACCTGCTGCATCATCAGCTGCACTGTTAATACGCTTACCACTAGATAAGCGATTCATTGAAACATTCATTTTGTCTTGGTTTTGGCGCATGTACTCTTGAGTACGCATGCTGTTAATGTTTGTATTAATTCTCATTTTAAGAACCCCCATTTTTTTATATTGACTTTTCTGCAAATTGAAAAACGGTAATATGCGAAAAAATCAATTTCGAGATTTATTGTAATCCCTGTCATAGCGGGTGTCAACTAAAAATTCGAATTAATAAATATAAAAAAATAACAGTTTAACAATATATTCATTTTTTTATTACAATATTATTAAAAGGATTATTGCAAACTTTAAAAAAAACTCTAATATTAGATTATCTTTGTTTACCGAAAAGGTGATATTATGTTAGTTGGAAATATAGTAAAAGAAGTGCTTGCATATAAGAAAGGACAAATTCAGCAAAAGCTAAGTAGTCCACAAGCATTCGTTAGTAGTCGTTTTCAAGAGAAGTTGCAGAGTGAACCTGCGAAGGAGACGAAGGGTACTACGCAGCTGGCAAAGGTAGAGGATATGAGTCAGCCGGTACAATCTACGAAAATAGAAACGGTCGTAAATAAACCGGAACAATCTATTCATAAAGTAGAGGAAGCGAGTAAACCTGAAGAAAAGGCTGAAACGAAGAACGTAGATGAAGTGCAAGTCGCACAAAAAGAGTTTGAACGACGTTTCCCAGAAACGAAAAATGAGGCTGCTGATACGTGGGGATTAACGAAGAAGTATAATATTCAAAAAATACGTTCTTCAAATGAAGGAAAGTATGAGGATATTATAGATCGTGTAAGTCATACATACGGAATTCCGAAAACGTTAATTCAAAAAATGATTGAAGTAGAATCTGATTTTAATCCGAAAACGGTGTCACATGCAGGTGCGAAGGGTCTTATGCAGCTTATGCCAGCGAATGTGAAAGAGATGGGTATAAAAAATCCATTTTCACCAGCTGAAAGTATTGAGGGCGGCGTGAAAGAGTTAAGCGGTTATTTAAAGAAAAATAACGGCGATCTCGTACTAGCGCTTGCATCTTATAATGCAGGTCCTGGTAATGTGAGAAAGTACGGAGGCGTACCACCATTTAAAGAAACGCAAGGATATATTAAAAAAATATTAAATATCGACGTTTCAAAATAAGAAGTTTCATATATAGAGAGAACATGAAATTTTCGTGAACATGATATGGGAGTTGGCTAGATTTGAAATTACAAGATGATATTCCGTTAACAATTTATTTTGAAATCGGAAATACGAAAAAAAATTGAAGATTTGCTTCATATTACGAAAGGTACATTGTATCGTCTTGAAAATTCAACGAAAAATACGGTACGTCTTATGCTTGAGAATGAAGAGATTGGAACCGGAAAGATTTTGACGAAAAACGGGAAGATGTACGTTGAAATCGTTGAATTGAAAAGGTAGGGAAGGGGATTGTCATGAGTGGCGAAAAATTAAGCCAAGAGCAAATTGATGCCCTGCTGAAGGCGGTTAATGAAGGCGAGGAAATGCCAGCTTTCGCACAAGAAGCAGGAAAGCAAGAGAAATTTCAAGAGTATGATTTTAATAGACCGGAGAAGTTCGGTGTTGAGCATTTACGTAGCTTGCAAGCAATTGCTTCTACATTTGGTAAACAGACGTCACAGACGTTGTCAGCGCGTATGCGTATTCCAATTGAGTTAGAACCTTCAACGGTTGAGCAAGTTCCATTTACGAGTGAGTATGTGGAGAAAATGCCGAAAGATTACTATTTATATTGCGTTATTGATCTTGGCCTTCCGGAGCTTGGAGAAATTGTTATTGAGATTGATTTAGCTTTCGTTATTTATATTCATGAATGTTGGCTTGGTGGAGATAGTAAGCGTAACTTTACGATGCGCAGACCACTTACCGCATTTGAGTTTTTAACATTGGATAATATTTTTATGCTCCTTTGTAAAAATTTAGAGCAATCATTTGAAAGCGTTGTTGCGATTGAACCGAAATTTGTAACGACAGAGAGAGACAGATCCGAATGCATTAAAGATTACGACAGCAAGTGATATTATTTCATTACTAAACGTAAATATGAAAACGGATTTTTGGAATACGACAGTGCGTATCGGAATTCCGTT
This genomic window from Bacillus anthracis str. Vollum contains:
- a CDS encoding lytic transglycosylase domain-containing protein encodes the protein MLVGNIVKEVLAYKKGQIQQKLSSPQAFVSSRFQEKLQSEPAKETKGTTQLAKVEDMSQPVQSTKIETVVNKPEQSIHKVEEASKPEEKAETKNVDEVQVAQKEFERRFPETKNEAADTWGLTKKYNIQKIRSSNEGKYEDIIDRVSHTYGIPKTLIQKMIEVESDFNPKTVSHAGAKGLMQLMPANVKEMGIKNPFSPAESIEGGVKELSGYLKKNNGDLVLALASYNAGPGNVRKYGGVPPFKETQGYIKKILNIDVSK
- a CDS encoding tetratricopeptide repeat protein, which translates into the protein MLKRYEEALEIVRDTEELWPLAPDFTFWKGEIYFLQKRYSDAKEIYQNILVNSEMYTDIIYHFDRKTFLPHERLGQIYEIENNEEEAINHYIQALNENPLSVRIITKIVYMLCKYYEPQEVYEFISNQNLIKTDIIRIAIVKCLLHLGFVSLASLLVDDMENGKENLVNIIQIKVDMITAMENKIINFETEDLLRGIQNGVFDLADLCVLYEITKDTRIKDVMKRSNFSRVFAFLFEESKSIQEIKEEEYLALLDRACRYNKPDFVEKLISFKSLLKSNSDAKIADVFYINEYQDIAMDFYQLSDEKYITEQGYVNIIEWLITNDTIEEAYRITVEAIDKYSKDFRFYKYAIELMKEDREGVMMKGLKVFPDSKWLKTNLIPSN
- a CDS encoding glycosyltransferase family 2 protein; translated protein: MKPFLSACLIVKNEEEMLGKCLESLRRVIEEIIVVDTGSTDSTKEIARQFTDKVYDFEWMNDFSEARNFAASKANGEWIIAIDADECVDPDNFKEAIKEIKFHQNKFNMYLVEITSFSGALGENTTVNQMPRIYVNDGTICYKRAIHEQLEAVEGGLRVSLSSLKVYHYGYLSNVVVKQDKKS
- a CDS encoding flagellin, with the protein product MRINTNINSMRTQEYMRQNQDKMNVSMNRLSSGKRINSAADDAAGLAIATRMRARQSGLEKASQNTQDGMSLIRTAESAMNSVSNILTRMRDIAVQSSNGTNTAENQSALQKEFAELQEQIDYIAKNTEFNDKNLLAGTGAVTIGSTSISGAEISIETLDSSATNQQITIKLANTTAEKLGIDATTSNISISGAASALAAISALNTALNTVAGNRATLGATLNRLDRNVENLNNQATNMASAASQIEDADMAKEMSEMTKFKILNEAGISMLSQANQTPQMVSKLLQ